The DNA region ACAAAAAAGCACATTTCAAAGAAGTAAGAAGTGATTTGGAAACAAAAGCAACTAAATTGGTAGAAGACCTAAACAAGTTGGCTTAATTCAAAATTCCTTTAGAAATAAAAAAGCATCCTAATCATTAGGATGCTTTTTTAGTTATACCAATTTGGTAATTGTATTAATTCTTTCCAAGTAGTGCAGCTAGCTCTTTACCATATTTAGATGCTGCCACCTCTGGTGATAGCACACTATATATAGAATCTAAATATTTCTTGTTGGCATCTGGTATTTCCTTAAGTGCAACATAAGGCGCAATAAAGGATGATTTGTTGTTAAGAGCAAAATTAATGGCAAAAGCATAGCCGCGTTGTAAATTTCTATTGCTGATATTTTCTAGGGAATCAATACTCACAGCACTTACGTCACCCTTTGCTTGCGCGGCATTCATCATAATTTCAATATTTCTCTTATTAATGCCAGACATGGTCTCTCTGTATTCTTCAAGTCTTTTTTGAGTTTCAGAGCCGGTAATTTTAGCTGTGGTATCAAATGTATTCCAATCGGAATTTATGGTCATCGTACCTGGTTCCGCAAAGAAAGTAATACGGTCATTGATATCGTTATTATCTTTCTTATCTAAATACAGATAAAATATTTCAGGACTGGATAATTTGGTTTTGAAAGAGAAATTTCCATCTCCGTTAATGGCAACCGAATCTACAGTAATTAAAACTGAATCTGGTACATGTTGCAGGTAAAGCGTACCTTTTTTTAAACCTTTTATTTTACCGTTTACAATTAGAGTTTCTTTTGTGTCATCACCACAAGAGCTCAACGCCAATAGTGCAGTAATTACGAATAATATTTTCTTCATTCTTCTGATTTAGGGCGCAAATATCTATAAAATTTGATAATTAAGAACGCCAACTTTTTAATTTGTTAGTAACTAAGGTCTGTTTATAAGCTTGAAGCCACTTCCATCAAATATGCACATAGCAATGCGCCACCTGTACCTACAACGTAGCCTAAAACGGCCAATAGTACTCCTACCGAGGTCAATGAAGGGTGAAATTCAGCAGCTACAACAGGTGCAGAAGCAGCGCCACCAACATTCGCCTGACTACCTACAGCTAGAAAGAAATACGGAGCTTTTATCAATTTAGCCACTAATATCATTAATCCTGCGTGAATGCTGATCCAAATAAAACCAACGGCGATCAATCCTGGATTTTCAAGAACTTTGCCAAGGTCCATTTTCATACCAATAGTGGCAACCAAAATATAAATGAACATTCCACCAATTTTGCTGGCACCCGCCCCTTCATAATTTTTAGCTTTGGTGAAAGAAAGTGCTATACCTAAACCAGTAGCGATTACCACCATCCAGAAAAAACTAGAACCTAAGAAGGATAAAAAACTCTTTTGGTCGCTTACTACATCAAAACTAGTGGTTAAATATGTGCTCATGTAATCACCAAAAAAATGAGCGATACCTACTGCTGTAAATGCCAAGGCAAGCATGATCATATAATCGTTCAAGGTAGGTACACGGGTAATTTTCTCCGTAAACTCGGTCACCTTTATTTTTAAGGTTTCAATAGCAGAAGTATCTGCTTTTAACCATGTATCAATTCTTTTGGTTTTACCAACTCCCAATAATACAATGGCCATCCAAACATTGGCTACCACAATATCAATTAATACCATGCCACCATATTTTTCAGGGTTATATTGAAAAATTTCTAGCATGGCAGCTTGGTTGGCACCACCACCGATCCAACTACCGGCAATTGTAGATAGTCCCCTCCAGATAGCATCAAAATCGTTACCGCCTACTGTATCGGGTGAAAAGATAGATACAATAAGAATAGCAATGGGACCACCGATAATAATACCTGCACTACCGGTCAAAAACATAATAATTGCCTTAGAGCCTAAGTTGCTAATAGCTTTAATATCTATACTTAAGGTCATAAGTACCAAGGCAGCCGGTAAAAGATATCTACTTGCCATAAAGTATAAATTGGAGATTTCATCGGAAACTATGCCGGTACTTGTCAGTATTGCAGGTAATAAATAGCACATAAGAACAGCCGGTACTATGGAATAGAACTTGCTCCAGAAGCCCGTTTTTTTATTTGATGTGTAAAAGATGAAACCTAAGCATAGTGCTAAAAGTCCAAAAACTACAGTGTCATTTGTTATTATGGGCTGGGCAATTAAGTGTGGCATATACATATAAGTAAGTTGCTAGTTTCAAATATAGTTAATTCACTAAGTTTTCTGCAATGTAATGCGCTACACCATCTTGGGTGTTTTCTAAAGTTATATAAGTTGAAATAGCTTTTACTTCTTCTCTTGCATTTGCTACAGCAACACCGCAGCCTACATTTGAAAGCATATCTATATCATTATAATTATCGCCAAATGCGATTACATCTTGCAATGTTTCATGGTCTTTTAATAGCAGCTGTATAGCAGATAGTTTTGAAACTTCTTTTGGGGCAATCTCAATTAAAGTATCGTTAGAACGGTAAAGATTCAGTAATGCACCCAATTTTTCATTAAGAATAGGCATTAATTCATCTGCACTTTCTTTAGTACACATAAGCATAATTTTGTGAGCACCTATTTTTCGTTCATTCCAATCGCTTAAAGTAGTATCGGTATCTTGAAAAGTAGGGGTAGATTTAGTGTATTTAATTTCTTTTTCTACACGTACCGATGTTCTTGGAACGTACCATTCATTTTTATAATATAGTCCTAAGTCTGCATTAAGCCCTTTACACAACAAATAAATTTGGTTTAAAACGGAAATAGGTATGAATACAGATGTAATTTCAGTATTGCCAGATAGTACCAAAGCGCCATTATAACATATTATAGGCTGTTCTTTAATACCTAAATCTTCTTGAATGTAATACATAGCACTGGGCATTCTTGCGGACACTAGTATTATGTTGGTTTCATGTTTAATTTTATTGATCTGTTCAATAAGATATTTAGAAACGTCACTTTTAGAATATAGCATTGTACCATCTAAATCTGAGCATAGGAATTTGAATTTCATTTTAAATATTTAACCAGTAGGTAAGTTTTAAGTTGATAGAACGATATTTGGGTTCAAACGAATTGACAAAATAATTGTCATTATACACTATAAATAAATCTGACAATGGAGCAAAACGCCATTGCAACCTAGAGTTAAAACCTAAATTATCTCTTTGGTTACTATATTGTACCAGCGTAGACCAAAATATAGACTTGCTAAAGGTAACATCTATTTTAGGACTAATTAGCCAAATATCTGTACTTGAATAGGGTTCCGGTAACGATATTTTATCATAGTTCATGGCCAATGACAAAAAAACTTTGGGTTGAAATCTTAAAAACATTTCAGCTCCCAAAGAAAATCTATCTCCATTAAAAAAGCTTCCTAATGTAGGTTCAATGCTATAAGCAAATCTTTTTCTGCTGTCAGATTGGTATTCCAATGAAATAAAATTATAATGATAGCCAAGCATTCCGGGTAGTGGTATGGCATCATCTAAGTTGGTTGGGTCAAAATCTTCGAATAAATAGGTGTAGGAATGGGTGTATGATACATTTATTTCTGATTGGTCATTAAATTTAGATTCCCAAGCCCCCATAAGGTCATAGTCTGTATGTAAAAAATCATTTTCTGGACTCCAGGTCAACACTGGGAAAAATTGAAAACTGTGACTCTGTAAAGCACTGTTTTCCGGCCAAAAGACACGCTCAAACATTGTGGCTGTCTTAAAAATATCTGTTCTACGAATAAAACCAAGATCAGACCTAAAGTCTTCACCTATATAAACTAAGTCCTCAAAAAAATTCCAGTTTCTAGAATTGTATTGCATAAATGCTCCTGACGAAAGATTTGCCTTGCCTGCATCATGTGCAAATGATTTATGTAGATAGAATTTACCATTCCATATATTGTTATCCGATATTAAGTTATAATCAATACCGGCAACCCTATTATAGCGATCTTCATCATCTTGAAAATCATAGTCCTTAAACGTTTGTCTATTGATAAAGAACATTCCAATATTGGAACGTCCAAAAACATTTTGCTGAAGCGCCAACATGGTGTTGTTGTTCGAAGCTATATTTTCTTCAATATCTTCAGCGGTCTGTAGATTTAGAAAACCCAATCTAAGCCCTTTATTGATCTTGCCGCTTAAACGTACACCGCCAATTATTTTATTTTCTATAGTATTGTCTGCAGTATCTTTGGCTATACCTATACGTCTCGAGAAGAACGGATTTGCATCTCTACCACCACCAAAGCTGCCAAAAAGGTCACTGTTGTCAATAAAGAACTGTCTTTTTTCGGGCAGGGAAACTTCAAATCTGGTGAGGTTCGTAATCTGGTCGTCTACCTCTACTTGAGAAAAATCGGGATTTACCGTTACATCTAAATTCATACTATTGCCAATGGCAATTTTGGCATCTCCACCTACATTAAGTTTTGTATTGGCTTCATCCAATTCAAAGTCCTTTTGTGACCCCATATTTATATACGGAATAACAGCAAGTGGCGTACGGAATTTACCCAATGGTTGTTCAAAAATCATATCACCCATAAAGGTGAGACCGTAAATATTCTGATTTTGGGGAATATTTGTCCAAGTACTGTTCTCGTTAGATTGTGTATCAAATCTATAACTATTAAAACGCCATTTTGTTTCTCCTTCTTTAAATTTGAAGGCAGTTAATGGTATTACCATTTCAGAAGTGTAGTAATCTTCATATATTTTAGAATCTCCCCGCCATTTCACATCCCAAGAAATAGTAAATCCGTTAAGGTTTAGTCCACCACCTGAAACTAGACCTTCTCGTCTTACACCGTAAGGGTTTATACCGAATAGAAAAGCATTGTTTCCATCATTGAAAGTATCAAAGAGCAAGGTAATGTTATCACTGTTGCCAGCTCTAAAATCTCGTTTTAGCGATTGTATTGAATAATCTTGGCCAGCTGTGTAAATGGTTATTCCAACGTAAAGATTCTTGTCGTCATAAAGCATTTTAATTTCTGATTGCTTTTTAGATTGTACAGAATCTGTTGGGAAGTATTGCCAAAATTTATCCGCTTTGTCTGCCTCTATCCATACGGGTTCATCAAGAATACCATCGGGAGTTATGTTGGCGGTTATTTTTTTTACAACAAATGATTTGTTGTTGGTTTGGGCATTTAAAAGTACGCAAAAAAGTATAAGCACTAGAGTACTTAGGTATTTGGTCATTTTGGTAAAAGTTTGGTAGTCAACCAAATTTAAGTTTTTGTTTGTTAAATAAGTTGTATATCTATAATAAAAACACAAAAAATGTAACTAAAACCCAATTTTAATACCTAAATGATTTTAACCTTTAAACTTTTTACTCTTCTTTTTATTGGGATTCTTAAATAGACGTTTGAAAAAACCATCGCGCTTTATTGGGTCGCAATTTAAAGCTTCTTGTACCGTAACAGTCGGTTTTGGAAAGGTCGGTTTTGTATATGTATTAAATTGCTTGTCCTTATTCAATTCTTTCATCCAAAGTCCAAACAAGGGTAGGGCGGCATTGGCACCTTGTCCAATGCTTGTATTGCTAAAACCAATTTCGTGTTGATCTAGGCCTACCCAAGTAACATGTACAAGTTTAGGGGTAAGGGCAACAAACCAAGCATCTTTATTATTCTGTGTTGTTCCGGTTTTACCGGCAATATCATTTTTGAGTCCATAGGTGCTTCTAAGTCTTGCTGCAGTTCCAGAATTAACGGTAGATTTCATCATTTCTATCATTA from Maribacter dokdonensis DSW-8 includes:
- a CDS encoding DUF819 family protein; protein product: MPHLIAQPIITNDTVVFGLLALCLGFIFYTSNKKTGFWSKFYSIVPAVLMCYLLPAILTSTGIVSDEISNLYFMASRYLLPAALVLMTLSIDIKAISNLGSKAIIMFLTGSAGIIIGGPIAILIVSIFSPDTVGGNDFDAIWRGLSTIAGSWIGGGANQAAMLEIFQYNPEKYGGMVLIDIVVANVWMAIVLLGVGKTKRIDTWLKADTSAIETLKIKVTEFTEKITRVPTLNDYMIMLALAFTAVGIAHFFGDYMSTYLTTSFDVVSDQKSFLSFLGSSFFWMVVIATGLGIALSFTKAKNYEGAGASKIGGMFIYILVATIGMKMDLGKVLENPGLIAVGFIWISIHAGLMILVAKLIKAPYFFLAVGSQANVGGAASAPVVAAEFHPSLTSVGVLLAVLGYVVGTGGALLCAYLMEVASSL
- a CDS encoding DUF5916 domain-containing protein: MTKYLSTLVLILFCVLLNAQTNNKSFVVKKITANITPDGILDEPVWIEADKADKFWQYFPTDSVQSKKQSEIKMLYDDKNLYVGITIYTAGQDYSIQSLKRDFRAGNSDNITLLFDTFNDGNNAFLFGINPYGVRREGLVSGGGLNLNGFTISWDVKWRGDSKIYEDYYTSEMVIPLTAFKFKEGETKWRFNSYRFDTQSNENSTWTNIPQNQNIYGLTFMGDMIFEQPLGKFRTPLAVIPYINMGSQKDFELDEANTKLNVGGDAKIAIGNSMNLDVTVNPDFSQVEVDDQITNLTRFEVSLPEKRQFFIDNSDLFGSFGGGRDANPFFSRRIGIAKDTADNTIENKIIGGVRLSGKINKGLRLGFLNLQTAEDIEENIASNNNTMLALQQNVFGRSNIGMFFINRQTFKDYDFQDDEDRYNRVAGIDYNLISDNNIWNGKFYLHKSFAHDAGKANLSSGAFMQYNSRNWNFFEDLVYIGEDFRSDLGFIRRTDIFKTATMFERVFWPENSALQSHSFQFFPVLTWSPENDFLHTDYDLMGAWESKFNDQSEINVSYTHSYTYLFEDFDPTNLDDAIPLPGMLGYHYNFISLEYQSDSRKRFAYSIEPTLGSFFNGDRFSLGAEMFLRFQPKVFLSLAMNYDKISLPEPYSSTDIWLISPKIDVTFSKSIFWSTLVQYSNQRDNLGFNSRLQWRFAPLSDLFIVYNDNYFVNSFEPKYRSINLKLTYWLNI
- a CDS encoding Cof-type HAD-IIB family hydrolase — its product is MKFKFLCSDLDGTMLYSKSDVSKYLIEQINKIKHETNIILVSARMPSAMYYIQEDLGIKEQPIICYNGALVLSGNTEITSVFIPISVLNQIYLLCKGLNADLGLYYKNEWYVPRTSVRVEKEIKYTKSTPTFQDTDTTLSDWNERKIGAHKIMLMCTKESADELMPILNEKLGALLNLYRSNDTLIEIAPKEVSKLSAIQLLLKDHETLQDVIAFGDNYNDIDMLSNVGCGVAVANAREEVKAISTYITLENTQDGVAHYIAENLVN
- a CDS encoding DUF4369 domain-containing protein, which produces MKKILFVITALLALSSCGDDTKETLIVNGKIKGLKKGTLYLQHVPDSVLITVDSVAINGDGNFSFKTKLSSPEIFYLYLDKKDNNDINDRITFFAEPGTMTINSDWNTFDTTAKITGSETQKRLEEYRETMSGINKRNIEIMMNAAQAKGDVSAVSIDSLENISNRNLQRGYAFAINFALNNKSSFIAPYVALKEIPDANKKYLDSIYSVLSPEVAASKYGKELAALLGKN